A window of Piliocolobus tephrosceles isolate RC106 chromosome 13, ASM277652v3, whole genome shotgun sequence contains these coding sequences:
- the LOC111540100 gene encoding signal peptidase complex catalytic subunit SEC11A, which produces MLSLDFLDDVRRMNKRQLYYQVLNFGMIVSSALMIWKGLMVITGSESPIVVVLSGSMEPAFHRGDLLFLTNRVEDPIRVGEIVVFRIEGREIPIVHRVLKIHEKQNGHIKFLTKGDNNAVDDRGLYKQGQHWLEKKDVVGRARGFVPYIGIVTILMNDYPKFKYAVLFLLGLFVLVHRE; this is translated from the exons ATGCTCTCTTTAGACTTTTTGGACGATGTGCGGCGGATGAACAAGCGGCAG CTCTATTATCAAGTCCTAAATTTCGGAATGATTGTCTCATCGGCACTAATGATCTGGAAGGGGTTAATGGTAATAACTGGAAGTGAAAGTCCAATTGTAGTGGTGCTCAGTGGCAGCATGGAACCTGCATTTCATAGAGGAGATCTTCTCTTTCTAACAAATCGAGTTGAAGATCCCATACGAGTGGGAGAAATTGTTGTTTTTAGGATAGAAGGAAGAGAGATTCCTATAGTTCACCGAGTCTTGAAGATTCATGAAAAGCAAAATGGGCATATCAAGTTTTTGACCAAAGGAGATAATAATGCAGTTGATGACCGAGGCCTCTATAAACAAGGACAACATTGGCTAGAGAAAAAAGATGTCGTGGGGAGAGCCAGGGGATTTGTTCCTTATATTGGAATTGTGACAATCCTCATGAATGACTATCCTAAATTTAAGTATGCAGTGCTCTTTTTGCTGGGTTTATTCGTGCTGGTTCATCGTGAGTAA